The DNA sequence TGGTCACCGGCACGACGCAGGAAATGACCATCAGCGACAGCGCCGCCTTTGTCGACGCGCTCGCCGGCGAAGGCGTCACGGGACCGATCGGCACTGTCGGCTATTGCATGGGCGGGGCGCGGGCGCTCAACGCCGCTGCAACCTACCCCGACAGGGTCAAGGCCGCCGCCAGTTTCCATGGCGGCAACCTCGCCAGCGATGCCGCCGACAGCCCGCACCGCAAGGCGGCCTCCATCAAGGCGCGTGTGTATGTCGGCATGGCGGGCGTCGACCGGAGTTTCCCACCGGAGCAGTCGACCAAGCTGGCCGAGGCGCTGAGAACGGCGGAAGTCGACCATCTGCTGGAGAACTATGTCGGCATGGCGCATGGCTGGTGCGTGCCCGACCACAGTGTCTACGACGAAGCTGGAGCCGAGCGTCACTGGAAACGGCTGACGGCGCTGTTTGCCGAGACACTGACCTGAGTCTCGCGGCTATTCCCGCCTGTTGGCTGCCCGATCCGTTCGCGGTATCAGGGCGGTCTCGCTGAATGAGCGGGAGCCGCGCGGGAACGATCAACCTGATGCAATCCTATGATGTCGTGATCATCGGCGCCGGCGCCGCCGGAATGATGTGCGCCGTGGAGACCGCCAAGCGCGGCCGTTCGGTGCTGATCCTCGATCACGCGGCGGCGCCTGGCGAAAAGATCCGCATCTCCGGCGGCGGCCGGTGCAATTTCACCAACATCCATGCGAGCCCGAAGAATTTCATCTCGAGGAATCCGCATTTCTGCATCTCGGCGCTCAGCCGCTATACGCAGCGCGACTTCATTGCGCTGGTCGAACGCCACGGCATTGCCTATCACGAGAAGACATTGGGGCAGCTGTTTTGCGACGGCTCGGCGCGCCAGATCATCGATATGCTGGTCTCGGAAATGCGGGGCAGGGGCGCCGAGCTGGTATTGTCGACCCGCGTCGAGGCTATCGGCAGAACCGAGGAAGGGTTTGAACTCGCCCTCTCCACGGGCTCGGTTTCCTGCCAGTCCCTGGTCGTGGCCTGTGGCGGCAAGTCGATCCCCAAGATGGGCGCGACGGGCTTCGGCTACGAGCTTGCCGAACGGTTTGGCCTTGCCGTCGTCGAAACACGGCCTGCCCTGGTGCCGCTGACCTTCGACGCAAAAACGCTTGAGCGGCTTTCGCCCCTGGCCGGAAACGCGGTCGACGCCGAGATTGCCTGCGGCAAGACGCGGTTTTCCGAGGCGATGCTGTTCACGCATCGCGGCGTCAGCGGGCCATCCATCCTGCAGATCTCCTCCTATTGGCGCGAGGGCGATGAGATCCGCATCGCCATGCTGCCGGGCACGGATGTGGCTGAGCTCATCCGCGCCGCCAGGCGTGGCAATGGCCGGCAAGGGGTGCAGACCGTGCTGGCAAATCATTTGCCGAAACGGCTGGCACAAGCGATAGCCGAGCGAACCGGGCTGGACGGCAACCTCGCCGATCTTTCCGAGGCCCAGATCAAAGCCGTCGAGGCCGCGGTCAACGACTGGCGCATCAAGCCAGCCGGTTCGGAGGGCTACCGGACGGCCGAAGTGACGCTCGGCGGGGTAGACACCAACGGCCTCGACCAGAAGACGATGCAGGCGAAGCTGGTGCCGGGCCTGTTCTTCATCGGCGAGGTCGTCGACGTCACCGGCTGGCTCGGCGGCTATAATTTCCAATGGGCGTGGTCGTCGGGCTGGGCGGCGGGCCAGGCGTGTTGACGTTCAGGTGAGACCGGCCTGACCTCACTCGCCACGCCCTACACGCGAACGTCCAAATTCGAGAAAAATCTTTCCATCACCCCAAGGATTAGCCATTAGCCTTCGTCCAACAGGCAAATGATGGCGATGATGCTGGATGAGAGCGAAGCCTCCGACGC is a window from the Mesorhizobium australicum WSM2073 genome containing:
- a CDS encoding dienelactone hydrolase family protein, translating into MMKQDLHIKTRDGVAKAGLFRSAKVSSAKAGVILYQDAFGPRPALDLMAERLAGEGYAVLVPDLFYRNAPYGPFDPKTAFVEERTRAPLMALVTGTTQEMTISDSAAFVDALAGEGVTGPIGTVGYCMGGARALNAAATYPDRVKAAASFHGGNLASDAADSPHRKAASIKARVYVGMAGVDRSFPPEQSTKLAEALRTAEVDHLLENYVGMAHGWCVPDHSVYDEAGAERHWKRLTALFAETLT
- a CDS encoding NAD(P)/FAD-dependent oxidoreductase; protein product: MQSYDVVIIGAGAAGMMCAVETAKRGRSVLILDHAAAPGEKIRISGGGRCNFTNIHASPKNFISRNPHFCISALSRYTQRDFIALVERHGIAYHEKTLGQLFCDGSARQIIDMLVSEMRGRGAELVLSTRVEAIGRTEEGFELALSTGSVSCQSLVVACGGKSIPKMGATGFGYELAERFGLAVVETRPALVPLTFDAKTLERLSPLAGNAVDAEIACGKTRFSEAMLFTHRGVSGPSILQISSYWREGDEIRIAMLPGTDVAELIRAARRGNGRQGVQTVLANHLPKRLAQAIAERTGLDGNLADLSEAQIKAVEAAVNDWRIKPAGSEGYRTAEVTLGGVDTNGLDQKTMQAKLVPGLFFIGEVVDVTGWLGGYNFQWAWSSGWAAGQAC